The genomic stretch AAACGGCCAGAGGTTGACGACGACCTGCGCCGCGCCGTTCTGGCATGACGCATTATCTGGGTCTGACCGGGTCGATGGGCATGGGCAAATCGACGACAGCCCAGATGTTCCGCGACGCCGGCGTGCCGGTCTGGGATGCCGACGCCAGCGTTCACAGGCTTTACGCCAAAGGTGGCGCAGCCGTGCCCCTGTTCCGCGATATCTTTCCCGATGCCATCATTGATGGTGCAATCGCGCGCGACAAATTAAAAGACATGATCGCGGCTGATCCATCGGTCTTGGACAAAATAGAACATATTGTGCATCCGCTGGTCGCGGCTGACAGATCGGCATTCATTGCTGCCAATGATGCTGCCATTCTTGTGTTCGACATACCACTTTTGTTCGAAACCGGGGCTGACAGCTGGCTGAGCTCTGTCCTTGTTGTCACCGCGCCCCCGGACGTGCAGCGCGCCCGTATCTTGGCGCGGCCTGGCATGACATCGGCGCATCTTGACAGTATTTTGGCCCGGCAAATGCCGGATGCTGAAAAATGCGCCCGCGCCGATCATGTGATCAAGACGCTGACGCTGGACGGCACCCGCGCCGCCGTGCAAGAATTGATCGGCAAACTGACGGGGTGACTTATGCGCGAAATCGTTCTGGATACCGAAACCACGGGGTTTGAACCGGGTGAAGGCGACCGGATCGTGGAAATCGGCGCGGTCGAATTGGTCGGCCATGTCCCCACCGGCCGGACCTATCACCAATATATCAACCCCCAGCGCGCCATGCCTGCCGAGGCTTTTGCCGTGCATGGGTTGGGTGATGATTTTCTGGCGGATAAACCGCTGTTCAAGGATATCGCGGATG from Yoonia vestfoldensis encodes the following:
- the coaE gene encoding dephospho-CoA kinase (Dephospho-CoA kinase (CoaE) performs the final step in coenzyme A biosynthesis.) produces the protein MTHYLGLTGSMGMGKSTTAQMFRDAGVPVWDADASVHRLYAKGGAAVPLFRDIFPDAIIDGAIARDKLKDMIAADPSVLDKIEHIVHPLVAADRSAFIAANDAAILVFDIPLLFETGADSWLSSVLVVTAPPDVQRARILARPGMTSAHLDSILARQMPDAEKCARADHVIKTLTLDGTRAAVQELIGKLTG